DNA sequence from the Leptospira limi genome:
CATCTGACTTTGATTTGGTGATTTCACGAGTTTTTGCTGCTTTTTCTAATTCTTCGACAGAAGAACCTAGATTCATCTTTTGAAGTTCTTCATTGTTTGATTTGAGTTCATTTGCAAGAGACTCAAACTGTAACATTTTTGTGTTTTCAAACACTAACATTTCTTTCATTTCACCTAAGGATTGTTTGTCCATTGGTTTGATCATTTTATCAGAAAGTTTTGTGTCAGAAGCCACTTCAGCTGACTTTTGTTTGTCGACTACGATTTCATTATCAGAGTTTGATTTACGGATCGCAACCGCACCATCAAGAACCGTATACTTTACAACACAGTTTGAGGATCCGCATGCTACGTTTCCACCTTTAGCAGAAGGATTTTCTACATTGGTAAGGAAGATCGTTCCACGAACACCCGCGATAGAAGTTGGAGTCACAACACTGAAAGACTCTGTTTTTCTTTCTTTACGAAGAACAGTTACTAGTTTTCCGTATTGCATGTTTACTTCTGTTTCACGTGTTCCATCGTTTGCAGCAAATGCTTGGCTTACGCTAAGGGAAGTATTTTTGTTTAGTTTGAGAACACCGTCTTCACCTACCAAAAGTTCAACAGATCCATTTTCACCTGTAACAATTGTGTCTTGTGAAGTCAATGTATCACCTAAGCTTGGTTTGATTTGCCCATTTTCTCTTAATACGACTACATCACCTTTTACAAAGGCAATGATCACATTACTAGCTGGTTGGTTTTTATCTGTAACGTTTGTTACAGTCTCTTTTGAGTCTTTTTGGCAAGCTACGGCAAACATGGCAAAAATCGCCACAAATCCCAAAACCGACAATTTTTGTATGATTGTACGTTTCATATTCCTTCCTCCGGAAATAACATTCTTAAAATAGATAACAACTGAAGCCTTGGCAACTCTTTTCCCTAATATCTTTTTGTGACAGCTTTTGACCAATGGTCCCTGCGGGTCACACGGTAGGGGTTCTCCAAACTTTCGATCATGGATTCGAGGCTCTTTTTTCGGGTTTCGTCCATGGTTTCATTCATGTATTTACGCATTGGACACTCAGAACCCAGTTCACAGCAATAAATTTCCTGACAACTTTCCTTAACTTTGCGTAATTCAGGAAAACTCTCCCAAAGTTCGTTTGGAGTGAGGTGTAAAATCCCCCATTCTTTGACGCCTGGGGAGTCGATGAGGACGGTATTACCCTCCAAAAAGAGAGCAAAGGAATTGGTGGTGGTGTGTTTTCCTTTTTTTGTAGAACCACTTACCAAATTGGTTCGTTGGACGGTTTTTTGGTGGAGGTGGTTCATGAGCGT
Encoded proteins:
- a CDS encoding FecR family protein — protein: MKRTIIQKLSVLGFVAIFAMFAVACQKDSKETVTNVTDKNQPASNVIIAFVKGDVVVLRENGQIKPSLGDTLTSQDTIVTGENGSVELLVGEDGVLKLNKNTSLSVSQAFAANDGTRETEVNMQYGKLVTVLRKERKTESFSVVTPTSIAGVRGTIFLTNVENPSAKGGNVACGSSNCVVKYTVLDGAVAIRKSNSDNEIVVDKQKSAEVASDTKLSDKMIKPMDKQSLGEMKEMLVFENTKMLQFESLANELKSNNEELQKMNLGSSVEELEKAAKTREITKSKSDEVITTAKSIEDSKYIKKDVQKDSLKLAPKESFDKTK